The DNA sequence ccccccaaaggtCGAGGGGTCCTAAAACCCCCAaaattggggacccccccccaataAAAATCATTGAGGATCCCAGgggtcttcccccccccccccccaaacaaggGGTCTGGACCCCCCCACAgtcgggggaggcgggggggaaggaaatCCCAAGAACCCCAAAATTGGGGACTCCCCCCCAAATAACTCTGCAGAACCCCAGCGtctgccccccccaaacccaaaattggggaccccccccaaaaaaaaacctgttgatGATCCCAGgggtcttccccccccccaaaaaaaagggattgggagcccccaaaccccccaagaTTGGggactccccctcccccccccgaaaGAAGGGTCTAGACCCCCCCAAAGTCGGGGGGGTGGGGCTCCCAAGACCCCCGAgactggggacccccccccaaaaaaagccctgAAGGACCCCAgtgtctgcccccccccaaaccctggggtcacccccccccaaaagcccaaaattagggacccccccccaaaaaaaacccattgaGGACCCCAGGGgtcttccaccccccccccaaataaggGGTTGCGACCCCCCAAAGTCGGGGGGGGGCTCCCAAAACCCCTCAAATTGGAGACacaccatcccccccccaaaagcccaaaattagggacccccccccaaaaaaacccattgAGGACCCCAGGGGTCTTCCACACCCCCCCCGAAATAAAGGGTTGCGACCCCCcaaagtcggggggggggggggctcccaaaaccccccaaattggAGACACaccatcccctcccccccccccaaaaaaagccctgAGGAACCCcagtgtctgccccccccccgccccaggtcagccccccccctccccaaaaccccacaaattggggacccccccgcaaaaaaaaccccacagacacccccatgGGACGACTCTGTTTATTgtcactgaccccccccccggggggaaCTGCGGCGTCCGGGGGCACCTGGGGAAAAACGGGGGGGTttagtcggggggggggggggacggacgacgacacacacacgcaccccccctcCACAAAatccactcccccccccccgggggccccctcagacccccccggGGTGTCAATGGccccggggggggcacaggcatcGTCAGGGGGTTCAGCGCCCAGTGCTGCCATCATGGGGggcccaacaccccccccccaccccgaagaGAAACCagcggccccccccccacccccccctccaattAGCTCAAAGCCCCCaattcctgacacccccccccaagaaaacagcaccccaaaccctccccattcccccctgaacccccccaaaaaacttacccccccccccaaaagtccCGTTTTCCCCAATTTGACCATTTCCCccccctgttttttcccctttcccccccccatttcctcctgttcccccccctcccccaaaaaatcctgaatttcccccaaatccccccaaaaaaatccactcagagtttgggggggggggggagggggcctCAGTCCTCCTTCTCCTggtcccccccagcatccccgacCCCCCCTAAaacccccactgccccccccagtgctcaccgggggggggggggctcagcccttctcagcccaacgccccccccccccacgcccccaaccccccaaaacctccgttaacacccccaaaacccaccccacccccccaaaaaagccctgAACCCCCCCCACGctcactttggggggggggggggctcagtcCTCATCCTCACACCCCCGCTTGcgcccccctgaccccccccaacccctgtcacaccccccccccccccaaaaaaaaaccctgaatggCCCCAAAATCCCCTGAGAAAAAACCCAGACAcccccctcttcccaccccccctcGGTGCTCACTGTGTGCGGGGGGCGGCTCAGTCCTCCTCCTTGTCCTcgcccccccccgtgccccctgagccccccaaaacccctgttaccccccccccaaaaaagaacccTGAatgaccccaaaaccccctgagAAAAAACCCAGACCCCCccctcttcccgcccccccccccccccccccaatcccggcGCTCACCGTGTGCGGGGGGGGCTCagtcctcctcctcgtcctcgcccccccccgcgcccccctgcCCCTTCTTGGCGTTTTTCCTCTTGACGCGGCCGGGGCGGCCCCCCCCGTAGGGCGAGCGCAGGGAGAAGTCGATGTGCTTCTGCGAGTCCAGGCGCACGATGAAGGACGGGATGTTCACCACCTGCTTCCGCaccctgccgggggggggacaccccaaaaaattgagggggggggggtcagcaccccctaaaaaaacccctcgatacccccccccccaccccctgtggGGAGACCCTGCCCTGGGGACGGCGACtaaatggggaaggggggggtctgTGATGGGtgtgcccccccaaaaaaggggggggggcgcaAATATTTTAAAGGGGGGGGGCCCCAAAAATAGGGGGGTCAGcgccccaaaatacccccccaggacccccagcccacTGCGGGGAGACCCTGCCCTGGGGACGGTGACtaaatggggaaggggggggggggggggtctgtgatGGGTgtaccccccccaaaaaaggggggggggggggcaaatatTTTAAAGGGGGGGCCCAAAAATAGGGGGGTCAGcgccccaaaatacccccccaggacccccagcccacTGCGGGGAGACCCTGCCCTGGGGACGGCGACtaaatggggaagggggggggggtctgtgatGGGtgtgcccccccaaaaaagggggggcgCAAATATTTTAAGGGGGGGGTCGCAAAAAATAGGGGGGTCAGCACCCCAAAAGTAGACACCCCCCCCGgtagccccagccccagggatgccatctaaatggggaggggggggtctgtGATGGGtgtaacccccccaaaaaaggggggggcaatAGTTAAGGGGGGGTCATATATTTTAAGGGGGGCCCCCAAAAACAGGGGGGGTCAgcaccccaaaataccccccccgggacccccagcccactGCGGGGAgaccctgccctggggacagcgactaaatggggaggggggggtttgtGATGGGtgtaacccccccaaaaaagggggggggcaatAGTTAAGGGGGGGGTCATATATTTTAAGGGGGGCCCCCAAAAACAGGGGGGTCAGCGCCCCCAAAATAgccccccccccagtatccccagcgATGCCATCTaaatgggatggggggggggtctgtgatGGGTGTGCCCCACCCAAAGAAGAGGGGGGCAAACATTTTAAGGGGGGGCCCCCAAAATAGGGGGGTTGGCAGtgtgtgggtccgtccccccccccccaaagattTGAGGGGGGTCACGTGGGTGTGGACCCCAGCCCCTTTGCAGGtgagacttggggggggggggggggacaggacgaAATGGGGATGATAAATTAAAATGTGGGGGCGCAGCCCCCAATGTGCCCCCCCCACAAATTTTGAGGGGGGGTCTGGCAGCacatggcccccccccccccccgatttgaggggggggtggggggggtgtcacccggGTGTGGACCCCAGCCCTTTTGTGGGGTGTCTGCAGtgagacttgggggggggggcagagaatAGGGGGGGGGGATAGAGAAAAAGGTGGGGGTGCAGACCCCAATATCCCCCCCCCAATTTTGAGGGGGGGGTCTGGCAGtgcgtgccccccccccaagattTGAAAGGGGGGGGTGTTACCTGTGCTCAGCCCCCGTCCCCTTCGCAAGGTGTACGGCGGCGCCGCAGTGAGCCTTGCCGACCTCGCCGGGGGGGTCTcacggtgccgggggggggcaggggggggtcccggggggcggggggggccaccCACCGTATGTGGCGCTGGCGGATGAGGACGCGGGCGTGGTGGATGGACTTGGCCAGGCCCAGCTTGAAGACCTGGGTCTGGAGGCGCCGCTCCAGGAAATCCTCGATCTTGAGCCCCAGGATGTAATCGAGCTTCATCTTCCCCTCGTCCAGCACCCCGATGCGCACCAGCCGCCGCAGCAGCGCGTTCcctgcgccccgccgccggggaaACGGGAAAGCAACGGTGAGAAACGGCGGGGAAACGGGAAAAAACACCcggaaagaaacaggaaaaaacacccGGAAAGAAAGAAACGCGAGGAAAAAACACCCGGAAAGAAAGAAACGGGGCAAAAAAAACACGGGAAGAaagaaacgggggaaaaaaacacggGAAGAAAGAAACGGGGCAAAAAAACACCCGGAAAGAaagaaacgggggaaaaaaacacccggAAAGAAAGAAACGGGGCAAAAAAACACCCGGAAAGAaagaaacgggggaaaaaaacacccggaaagaaagaaacgggggaaaaaaaacacccggaaagaaagaaacgggggaaaaaaacacccggaaagaaagaaacgggggaaaaaaacacagaaagaaagaaacgggggaaaaaaacacccggaaagaaagaaacgggggaaaaaaacacccggaaagaaagaaacgggggaaaaaaacagggaaagaaagaaacggggggaaaaaaacacggaaagaaagaaacggggggaaaaaacacccggaaagaaagaaacggggggaaaaaacacGGGAAGAaagaaacggggggaaaaaaacacggaaagaaagaaacggggggaaaaaaacacggaaagaaagaaacggggggaaaaaaacacggaaagaaagaaacggggggaaaaaaacacggaaagaaagaaacgggggaaaaaaacacggaaagaaagaaacgggggaaaaaaacacggaaagaaagaaacggggggaaaaaacacggaaagaaagaaacgggggaaaaaaaacacccagaaagaaacgggaggaaaaaaaaacccagaaagaaacggggaaaaaaacacagaaagaaacgGTGAGAAACAGGGGAAACAGGGGAAAACCggggaaaatgggaagaaggggggaaaaaacaaggggAAATGGGGGGGAAACCGGGGAGAAACGGGGGGTAAAGGGGGAaacaggggaagaaggggagaaaaacagggaaatggtggaaaatggggggaaatggggaaaaacagtgggggaaatggggaaacGGGGTGAGAAACAGGAGGTAAAAGGGGAAATaggaagaagggggggaaaaacggggggaaatggtggaaaacagagaaaaacagcaggggaaatggggaaaaaatggtgggaaatgggaaaaaaacagggaaaaaacagGGGGAAACAAGAAAAAGTGGTGGGGGAAAtagggaaaaatggggaaaaacaagggaaaacggggggaaatgggggggaaatgggaaaaatgggggggaaatgggaaaaaagggaGTGGGAACAGGGTAAAATGGGGAAAACGGGGGtaggaaatgggaagaaaagggaaaaaatgaggggcaaatggaaaaaaaaacagggaaaatgggaaaaataggaaaaacgggagggaaatgggaaaaaagggagaaacgGAAGGGAAGTGGGGTAAACGGGAGGAAAAGGCGGGGAAAacgggggagaaaggggaaaagaggaaaaaataggggaaaaaaggggggaaacgGGGAAAAATGGGGAACAtgggggaaatgggaaaaaacggggagaaaacaaagaaaaacaggggaaaaaacaggcgggaaacagaaaaaaaaacggGAGAACGCGGGGGAAAAACGGGAGGAGCAAAAAGGGGTTAGAAACGGGGAGTAAAACGCgtggaaaaaaaggatgaaaacagagaaaaaaagggaataaggaaagaaaaatgagggtgaggaaaggcaggaggaaaaagggggttcagggaggaaaagggggtgtccgtgtgtgtgtcccccccccaaattacCCTCGAAGAGGCGGCGGGGGTCCTTCTCGTCCAGCGTCAGCAGCTCCCGCGCCGCCTTCCGGATCTTGGCCAGGGTGAACTTCACCCTCCAAACCTCCCGCTTGTTCCGCAGCCCGTATTCCCCTGGGAAAGAGGGAaatgaggtggggggggggtccccaaagcTTTcagtgtcgtgtg is a window from the Larus michahellis unplaced genomic scaffold, bLarMic1.1 SCAFFOLD_414, whole genome shotgun sequence genome containing:
- the RPS9 gene encoding small ribosomal subunit protein uS4 isoform X2, which gives rise to MPVARSWVCRKTYVTPRRPFEKSRLDQELKLIGEYGLRNKREVWRVKFTLAKIRKAARELLTLDEKDPRRLFEGNALLRRLVRIGVLDEGKMKLDYILGLKIEDFLERRLQTQVFKLGLAKSIHHARVLIRQRHIRWVAPPAPRDPPLPPPGTVRPPRRGRQGSLRRRRTPCEGDGG
- the RPS9 gene encoding small ribosomal subunit protein uS4 isoform X1 — translated: MPVARSWVCRKTYVTPRRPFEKSRLDQELKLIGEYGLRNKREVWRVKFTLAKIRKAARELLTLDEKDPRRLFEGNALLRRLVRIGVLDEGKMKLDYILGLKIEDFLERRLQTQVFKLGLAKSIHHARVLIRQRHIRVRKQVVNIPSFIVRLDSQKHIDFSLRSPYGGGRPGRVKRKNAKKGQGGAGGGEDEEED